The window AATGGGACATCAAAATTACGAGCATTGTGAGCAACAAACATTACATAGCCCCCAGGTTTCTGACGGCTCTTCACATACTGCAGTAATATAGGTATCAACTCTTCCATCCTGCAACACGTTCACATGCAATATTTATGCAACTGCACAACTACCCATTAATTGGTGAACATGCATCTCCTATACAACAGAAAATGGAAATTAGCTAATAATGAGCTTGATCGTGCTCGCCTTTCAGTGTGAATAACCATGCAGTTTCCATCATCAGCATGAAAGGTGAAACAAAGAATCATGCATGTTCTATGGGAAATTAGGAAACTCAGACTACCTTATCTAACACCTAATAGAAAGAAATGGAAACCAATGTGGAAATTCTCAGAAATAAAGCCTACACAACTGAAGTTGGTGCACCCAGAAATCACTGAGCACTGCCAGTGGTTTATTCCCTTTCTGTTCAGTATGCACACTCACATGGACATAACAGCAACCTCTGACACTATTTTCTAAATGAGATTCTTTTCCATAAAGAAACAACTTAACATATCAAATAATCAGGGAATGGGAATTCAATGAAACGGGCTGAGGTCTTTGCAACCTAATACTAGATGTAGTCTttcatttatgaaattgtaTCTTAATCATGGAAGTTCCTTTGAGAAAATTATTGGCCGCTGACATTAGTACCTTGGGACATCAGGTCTGCAGACCATATGTGTTGTAATGTGATGAATATCTGAATTAGTAACATGGCGTCCGGGATTTACTAGTGTTTGGAAGGTGCTGTTTTCACCTCCCTGAAGATCCTGCAATGCAATCTCAATAATGCGTTCATTCTGTCTGCTGAACCCAGTAGTCTCAATATCAAAGACAATAACAGTCACAAGCTTAGCAATGTCTTCGTTCTCAGCAATCTTTTGTTGAGTATCACAGTATTGATTCCTATGGAAATCACttacttctgttttttttatattcaatgtAGACCTAGTTGAAACTGTTTCATCCAGAATTTCATGTCCAATGGTGGTTGATTTGCTTTTTCGAGTAGTTTGGCTTTCTCCTCCTGTTTTGGTACTTACAGGTCTTCTGATCCATCTTTTACTGTATCCTCCTTCCATCCCATTGGCTTTGGAACCCAACAATCGAAAGCTGGAATTCTTGCCACATGTTCTATTTAAACTACGAGAGCTTTCCCACCAAAAATTAGCTAAGGTATGGGTTCTGCATCTGGGAACTTGCAAGATTGAGAAGCACATTAGAATCCTCATGCAACTCATGAACTACAACCGAGCAAGATTTCAAAGATATATTTTGCATCACAAGTGTAATCTGCTTAGACCTGAGAATGAAGAGTGAATTGAACTGATGAAACAATATCACTCTGAACTAAATCTCTGACATTTTGCATAAGAGCATAACAATATTCACAGTTCAGTAAAATTGTGCGCAACCAGACAGCATGGTCTCTTGACACGTCTAAGCAATTGATATTAATGGTTCGGCATCCTTCCTTTATCCATCAAAATACCCTTTATAAGCAAATAATCAGAAGTTGTCCCATTCCATCAACAATGATGTTTATGCACCTTCCAGAGGGGTTGGTATTGAACCTCAAAGAACACACCATCATGTTAAGAGCCCTAATAAACCCTAAAACTAATGCAGAAGAGCAACTCAGAATTCAAAATGCGGACTGATTACCACTGCATAAAAACCATAACAAAGAGTCGGTGAAGCAAAACTAAGTATAAAGGTGCTTCCATATAAAAGCTCACCAAATGTAAGAAATGTAACGTTGCTAGTATCTTTTCATGATTCTTCACTGGTTCAGAGTTATATtatcagggaaaaaaaaaggtttttatgaCTTAGTGAAATTATGTCAAAAGTTTGTTTCCAAACTTGGCAGTCTGTGGTATTTGATACCCAAAACAAAAGcttgaatttcaaaaattactGAGCTTTTCAAGCATACTCAACGAAGAAACATGTGAAAAAGGCAAAATCATCAATGATATCTCAATTCccatatcaaattaaatcaagtttacAACCCAAAtcccaaaacaaacaaactaccAATCATGGAATGAACTTCAATAATCATCAGCTCAAAAACCATCCATAATTCACAAGCAAAACACTAAATATCAAACAAATCTCTCTCAAAAATACATCCATAAACCATGTGATCCCAACAGCCAAACTGTCCTGAAAACTCCCAATTCAGCCTAAAAATACTGCCCCGTATAGAATTTTTCTATCTCGCACAATTGAATTGGCACATCAAGGCCCTTTAGTAGAAAAATGGATGTTTTCTAGTTCTTCAATAAAGCTTGTAACATATCAAACAATccttaaaaaaatgcatttcaaACCATAATCATCATAACCAAAACTGACccacctattttttaaaaatttaatcatcCCAGATAGTTGAATTGACACACAAGGATAACAACTTTGACATAAAAATGGAatcttttttctagtttttcttcttcagctTACACAATCTACACTTcagaaaacaacttaaaaactATAGTTCAGTAAAGATTCTATCTTTATCTC is drawn from Populus nigra chromosome 5, ddPopNigr1.1, whole genome shotgun sequence and contains these coding sequences:
- the LOC133694934 gene encoding exonuclease DPD1, chloroplastic/mitochondrial, producing MSCMRILMCFSILQVPRCRTHTLANFWWESSRSLNRTCGKNSSFRLLGSKANGMEGGYSKRWIRRPVSTKTGGESQTTRKSKSTTIGHEILDETVSTRSTLNIKKTEVSDFHRNQYCDTQQKIAENEDIAKLVTVIVFDIETTGFSRQNERIIEIALQDLQGGENSTFQTLVNPGRHVTNSDIHHITTHMVCRPDVPRMEELIPILLQYVKSRQKPGGYVMFVAHNARNFDVPFLVNEFGRHHFEIPQNWLFVDTRPLAREVLKMEGLKVTSGTSLEALCKKYNIQFVGKAHRAMADVTALSLVLQRLTFDLKLPLSGLIARHFTPSELTSAKKKK